The Xanthomonas sp. CFBP 8443 genome has a window encoding:
- a CDS encoding GNAT family protein — MPDDTCAAAWRELRLSVDDMQLRRWRRDDLDALLRHADDAQVVRGLSERFPHPYTRADGEAFLGGHVVDLSQPVLAIEIGGEACGGIALRPGHGERAHAAELGYWLGRQHWGQGRMTRIVAAYLDWAVPALGLLRVEASVLDGNAASARVLEKNGFVREGVRRGALRKQQRLHDLLLFGRLHVPR; from the coding sequence ATGCCCGATGACACCTGCGCCGCGGCCTGGCGCGAGCTGCGCCTGAGCGTGGACGACATGCAGCTGCGCCGTTGGCGCCGCGACGATCTCGATGCGCTGCTGCGCCATGCCGACGATGCGCAGGTGGTGCGCGGACTCAGCGAGCGCTTCCCGCATCCCTACACCCGCGCCGACGGCGAAGCGTTCTTGGGCGGGCACGTGGTCGACCTGAGCCAGCCGGTGCTGGCGATCGAGATCGGCGGCGAGGCCTGCGGCGGCATCGCCCTGCGCCCCGGCCACGGCGAGCGCGCGCATGCGGCGGAACTGGGCTACTGGCTGGGGCGCCAGCACTGGGGCCAGGGCCGGATGACGCGGATCGTCGCCGCGTACCTGGACTGGGCGGTTCCCGCGCTCGGGCTGTTGCGCGTGGAGGCCAGCGTGCTGGACGGCAACGCGGCCTCGGCGCGGGTGCTGGAGAAGAACGGGTTCGTGCGCGAAGGCGTGCGCCGCGGCGCGCTGCGCAAGCAGCAACGGCTGCACGACCTGCTCTTGTTCGGCCGCCTGCACGTGCCGCGGTGA
- a CDS encoding efflux RND transporter permease subunit, whose product MKLSDVSITRPVFAAVMSLLLVVLGVMAYSRLTLRELPAIDPPIVSVEVRYPGASAAVVESRITQVLEDALAGIEGIETIEARSSNGVADISIEFRVSRDIEAAANDVRDAVSRVLDRMPDEADPPEIAKVEADADAIIWLNMSSSTMDALQLSDYAERYVVDRLSSIDGVAQVRLGGRQRYAMRIWLERDQLAARGLTVADVEAALARENVELPAGRLESADRDFTLRVERGYRTPADFAAIPLRKGGDGYVVRLGDVAKVELASAERRAYFRSNGVPNVGLGIVKTSTANSLDVARAARAAAQQIQQSLPKGTNIFVAFDTTVFIDASVERVYHTLIEAVVLVLVVIWLFLGSVRAALIPAVTVPVCLIAAFIALYAFGFSINLLTLLALVLCIGLVVDDAIVVVENIQRRVDLGEPALVAARRGTAQVAFAVIATTAVLVAVFLPVGFLEGNTGRLFRELAVALAAAVAISAFVALTLTPMMSSKLLKAHAKEKPNRVHGWIEARLQGISNRYRRVLERHVGRYWLFGALMLAAVAASALLARSIPSELAPAEDRGSFQVMIDAPEGAGFDYTVGQMHQVEGILDRHRGEDKPIRRANPRVPGSFGVSEEMHTGRVSVFLQDWGQREVATADVAAQLQQELAALPGVRARTQVGGGLVNSRGQPFQIVLGGPDYAEIAQWRDRILARIGDNPGLVGADSDYKETRPQMRVEIDRQRAADLGVPVTEIGRALETLMGARQVTTFVDNGEEYDVMLQASRDGRATPDDLAAIRVRADGGQLIPLSNLVTLREVAEPGNLHRFNRLRAITINAGLAPGYPLGEAIVWAQQVAREELPDYAQIDWKGESREYQKAGGAVLLTFALALLIVYLVLAAQFESFIHPLVIMLTVPLGVLGALIGLALSGGTLNLFSQIGIVMLVGLAAKNGILIVEFANQLRDEGRSVREAIVESSAVRLRPILMTSLATVVGAIPLVVAGGPGSASRATIGIVVIFGVSVSTLLSLFVVPAFYALLAPYTRSPDALKQRLQHLEAQTPSVGGHA is encoded by the coding sequence ATGAAACTGTCGGACGTCTCGATCACGCGGCCGGTGTTCGCCGCGGTGATGAGCCTGCTGCTGGTGGTACTGGGGGTGATGGCGTACAGCCGCCTGACCCTGCGCGAGCTGCCGGCGATCGATCCGCCGATCGTCTCGGTGGAGGTTCGCTATCCCGGCGCATCGGCGGCGGTGGTGGAAAGCCGCATCACCCAGGTGCTGGAGGATGCGCTGGCCGGCATCGAAGGCATCGAGACGATCGAGGCGCGCAGTTCCAACGGCGTGGCCGACATCAGCATCGAGTTCCGCGTCAGCCGCGACATCGAGGCCGCCGCCAACGACGTGCGCGATGCGGTCAGCCGGGTGCTGGACCGCATGCCGGACGAAGCCGATCCGCCGGAGATCGCCAAGGTCGAGGCCGATGCCGACGCCATCATCTGGCTCAACATGAGCTCCAGCACGATGGATGCGCTGCAGCTGTCCGACTATGCCGAGCGCTACGTGGTCGACCGCCTGTCCAGCATCGACGGCGTGGCCCAGGTGCGGCTGGGCGGGCGCCAGCGCTATGCGATGCGGATCTGGCTGGAGCGCGACCAGTTGGCCGCGCGCGGGCTCACCGTCGCCGACGTGGAAGCGGCGCTGGCGCGCGAGAACGTGGAACTGCCGGCCGGGCGGCTGGAATCGGCCGACCGCGATTTCACCCTGCGCGTGGAGCGCGGCTACCGCACGCCGGCGGACTTCGCCGCGATCCCGCTGCGCAAGGGCGGCGACGGCTACGTGGTGCGGCTGGGCGACGTGGCCAAGGTGGAGCTGGCCTCGGCCGAACGCCGCGCCTATTTCCGCAGCAACGGCGTGCCCAACGTCGGCCTGGGCATCGTCAAGACTTCCACCGCCAACAGCCTGGACGTGGCCCGCGCCGCGCGCGCGGCCGCGCAGCAGATCCAGCAGAGCCTGCCCAAGGGCACCAACATCTTCGTCGCCTTCGACACCACCGTGTTCATCGATGCCTCGGTGGAGCGCGTGTACCACACGCTGATCGAGGCGGTGGTGCTGGTGCTGGTGGTGATCTGGCTGTTCCTGGGCAGCGTGCGCGCCGCGCTGATCCCGGCGGTGACGGTGCCGGTGTGCCTGATCGCCGCGTTCATCGCGCTGTACGCGTTCGGCTTCTCGATCAACCTGCTGACCCTGCTCGCGCTGGTGCTGTGCATCGGCCTGGTGGTGGACGATGCGATCGTGGTGGTGGAGAACATCCAGCGCCGCGTCGACCTGGGCGAGCCGGCGCTGGTCGCCGCGCGGCGAGGCACCGCGCAGGTCGCGTTCGCGGTGATCGCCACCACCGCGGTGCTGGTGGCGGTGTTCCTGCCGGTGGGCTTCCTGGAGGGCAACACCGGCCGGCTGTTCCGCGAGCTGGCGGTGGCGCTGGCCGCGGCGGTGGCGATCTCCGCGTTCGTCGCGCTGACGCTGACGCCGATGATGTCGTCCAAGCTGCTCAAGGCGCACGCCAAGGAGAAGCCCAACCGCGTGCATGGCTGGATCGAGGCGCGCTTGCAGGGCATCAGCAACCGCTACCGGCGCGTGCTCGAGCGCCACGTCGGCCGCTACTGGCTGTTCGGCGCGCTGATGCTGGCGGCGGTCGCCGCCAGCGCATTGCTGGCGCGGAGCATTCCGTCGGAACTGGCGCCGGCGGAGGACCGCGGGTCGTTCCAGGTCATGATCGATGCGCCCGAGGGCGCCGGTTTCGACTACACCGTCGGGCAGATGCACCAGGTGGAGGGCATCCTCGATCGCCACCGCGGCGAGGACAAGCCGATCCGGCGCGCCAACCCGCGCGTGCCCGGCAGTTTCGGCGTCAGCGAGGAGATGCATACCGGGCGGGTCAGCGTGTTCCTGCAGGACTGGGGACAGCGCGAGGTGGCCACCGCCGACGTCGCCGCGCAGCTGCAGCAGGAACTGGCCGCGCTGCCCGGCGTGCGCGCGCGCACCCAGGTCGGCGGCGGCCTGGTCAACAGCCGCGGGCAGCCGTTCCAGATCGTGCTCGGCGGCCCCGACTACGCCGAGATCGCGCAATGGCGCGACCGCATCCTGGCGCGCATCGGCGACAACCCGGGCCTGGTCGGCGCCGATTCGGACTACAAGGAAACCCGGCCGCAGATGCGCGTGGAGATCGACCGCCAGCGCGCCGCCGACCTCGGCGTGCCGGTCACCGAGATCGGCCGCGCCCTGGAAACGCTGATGGGCGCGCGCCAGGTCACCACCTTCGTCGACAACGGCGAGGAATACGACGTGATGCTGCAGGCCAGCCGCGACGGCCGCGCCACCCCGGACGACCTGGCCGCGATCCGCGTGCGCGCCGATGGCGGCCAGCTGATCCCGCTGTCCAACCTGGTGACGCTGCGCGAGGTCGCCGAGCCGGGCAACCTGCACCGCTTCAACCGCTTGCGCGCGATCACCATCAACGCCGGCCTGGCCCCGGGCTATCCGCTCGGCGAGGCGATCGTCTGGGCGCAGCAGGTGGCGCGCGAGGAGCTGCCGGACTACGCGCAGATCGACTGGAAGGGCGAATCGCGCGAATACCAGAAGGCCGGCGGCGCGGTGCTGCTGACCTTCGCGCTGGCGCTGCTGATCGTGTACCTGGTGCTGGCGGCGCAGTTCGAGAGCTTCATCCATCCGCTGGTGATCATGCTCACTGTGCCGCTGGGGGTGCTCGGCGCGCTGATCGGCCTGGCGCTCAGCGGCGGCACGCTCAACCTGTTCAGCCAGATCGGCATCGTCATGCTGGTCGGGTTGGCGGCCAAGAACGGCATCCTGATCGTGGAGTTCGCCAACCAGTTGCGCGACGAGGGCCGCAGCGTGCGCGAGGCCATCGTCGAATCGTCGGCGGTGCGGCTGCGGCCGATCCTGATGACCTCGCTGGCCACCGTGGTCGGCGCGATCCCGCTGGTGGTCGCCGGCGGACCCGGCTCGGCCAGCCGCGCCACCATCGGCATCGTGGTGATCTTCGGGGTGTCGGTGTCCACGCTGTTGTCGCTGTTCGTGGTGCCGGCGTTCTACGCGCTGCTGGCGCCGTACACGCGTTCGCCGGACGCGCTGAAGCAACGCCTGCAGCACTTGGAGGCGCAGACGCCGTCGGTGGGCGGCCACGCCTGA
- a CDS encoding efflux RND transporter periplasmic adaptor subunit: MPHRPRAGVRLACLVSLSIALIACGKPPAPAKTADAVPVTLQTAAVRPWSDSLSSLGTVKARESVTLTAKVSEIVERVHFDSGQEVAAGAPLVTLRGQSQQAALREAEATFTEAEQLYRRQSELVGRQLVSRAQLDTQRALRDAAEARVLQMRADIGDRSVRAPFAGVLGLRQISPGSLLTPDATIATLDDVARVYVDFQVPEAAMASVAVGDKVGGASVAYPGRSFEGVVSTVDARVDSATRAITVRADFDNADRALRPGMLMDVRLYRPERQALVIPEIAVVQVGRESFVYRVGADGKVERVDVRTGVRRSGLVEILDGLAAGQRIVVDGTGKLRPGVAVVDTAAAAPGAGGANGAADRGR, translated from the coding sequence ATGCCGCACCGACCACGCGCCGGCGTCCGCCTGGCGTGCCTCGTCTCGCTGTCCATCGCCCTGATCGCCTGCGGCAAGCCGCCCGCGCCGGCGAAGACCGCCGACGCCGTGCCGGTGACGCTGCAGACGGCGGCGGTGCGGCCGTGGAGCGACAGCCTGTCGTCGCTGGGCACGGTCAAGGCGCGCGAATCGGTGACGCTGACCGCCAAGGTCAGTGAGATCGTGGAGCGGGTGCATTTCGACAGCGGCCAGGAGGTGGCGGCCGGCGCGCCGCTGGTGACGCTGCGCGGGCAGAGCCAGCAGGCCGCGCTGCGCGAGGCCGAGGCCACCTTCACCGAGGCCGAGCAGCTGTACCGGCGGCAGAGTGAGCTGGTCGGCCGGCAGCTGGTGTCGCGCGCGCAGCTGGACACGCAACGCGCGCTGCGCGATGCCGCCGAGGCGCGGGTGCTGCAGATGCGCGCGGACATCGGCGACCGCAGCGTGCGCGCGCCGTTCGCCGGCGTGCTCGGCCTGCGCCAGATCAGCCCCGGCTCGCTGCTGACCCCGGATGCGACGATCGCCACGCTCGACGACGTGGCGCGGGTCTACGTGGACTTCCAGGTGCCCGAGGCGGCGATGGCCTCGGTGGCGGTCGGCGACAAGGTCGGCGGCGCCAGCGTGGCCTATCCGGGGCGCAGCTTCGAGGGCGTCGTCAGCACCGTCGATGCGCGGGTGGACAGCGCCACCCGCGCGATCACCGTGCGCGCCGATTTCGACAACGCCGACCGCGCGCTGCGCCCGGGCATGCTGATGGACGTGCGCCTGTACCGCCCCGAGCGGCAGGCGCTGGTGATCCCGGAGATCGCGGTGGTGCAGGTCGGCCGCGAGTCGTTCGTGTACCGGGTCGGTGCCGACGGCAAGGTCGAGCGCGTCGACGTGCGCACCGGGGTGCGCCGCAGCGGCCTGGTCGAGATCCTGGACGGGCTGGCCGCCGGCCAGCGCATCGTCGTCGACGGCACCGGCAAGCTGCGCCCGGGCGTGGCGGTGGTCGATACCGCCGCGGCGGCGCCCGGCGCCGGTGGCGCGAACGGCGCCGCGGACCGCGGCCGATGA
- a CDS encoding polysaccharide deacetylase family protein yields MHPAPSAAAARIPIFMYHNIAQAPPQLQVYRSLYVAPARFARQMRLLRRLGYRGVSMSEAAPYLRGERRGRIAVVTLDDGYADNLHAALPVLQRLGFSATVYAVSGSIGRHNDWDAQKLGIEKPLMTLAELRQWRSAGMEIGAHTRSHPRLTACSDAALREEIGGCKRELEDLLGEPVAQFCYPYGDVDARVAAAVREAGYVAATSTRRGRAVPGSDPWRYPRIQVARHHLLPQFALRALTGYEDRRA; encoded by the coding sequence ATGCATCCCGCGCCCTCCGCCGCTGCCGCACGGATTCCGATCTTCATGTACCACAACATCGCGCAGGCGCCGCCGCAGCTGCAGGTGTACCGCAGCCTGTACGTGGCGCCGGCGCGCTTCGCCCGGCAGATGCGGCTGCTGCGGCGGCTGGGCTACCGCGGCGTGTCGATGTCCGAAGCCGCGCCGTACCTGCGCGGCGAACGCCGCGGCCGGATCGCGGTGGTGACACTGGACGACGGCTACGCCGACAACCTGCATGCGGCGCTGCCGGTGCTGCAACGGCTGGGCTTCAGCGCCACCGTCTACGCGGTCAGCGGCAGCATCGGCCGCCACAACGACTGGGACGCGCAGAAACTCGGCATCGAGAAGCCGCTGATGACCCTGGCCGAACTGCGCCAATGGCGCAGCGCCGGCATGGAGATCGGCGCGCACACCCGTTCGCATCCGCGCCTGACCGCCTGCAGCGATGCCGCGCTGCGCGAGGAGATCGGCGGCTGCAAGCGCGAACTGGAGGACCTGCTCGGCGAACCCGTCGCCCAGTTCTGCTATCCGTACGGCGATGTGGACGCGCGCGTCGCCGCGGCGGTGCGCGAGGCCGGCTATGTCGCCGCGACCAGCACCCGGCGCGGCCGCGCCGTGCCCGGCTCGGACCCCTGGCGCTATCCGCGCATCCAGGTGGCGCGGCACCACCTGCTGCCGCAGTTCGCGCTGCGCGCGCTGACCGGCTACGAGGACCGGCGCGCATGA
- a CDS encoding glycosyltransferase family 4 protein: MNFLFVGTNPENTGAATHFVALAQALAGAGHHVEVVACAGGLIAEELDRSGIQVHFGHFRNALDPAGYAPLLRLARRLRPDWLVGNFGKEYWPLLLAGHALGVRVALFRHRAPAMRAFSGYAIPRLAARFFAVSRYARQAYLQRGVPEALVQVLYNPVNMDSLRPDPQRGRQVRAMLGLPEEAIVVGYSGRLQVGKGIFPLMEAVSAAMAVEPALHCLWLGDGPDAARLHAQSSGQATSARHRFVGWVNDATPYYNAMSMLAFPSLAPETFGRVSVEAQASEVPVLASRIGGAVETLEAGVSGELLPPGDVGAWRDAIVRMCDAPRRQRMGQAGRQFVQRHFAGAVIAAQFVQALQAPRRAPQRLAQAQPEPH; encoded by the coding sequence ATGAACTTCCTGTTCGTCGGCACCAATCCCGAGAACACCGGCGCGGCGACGCATTTCGTGGCCTTGGCGCAGGCACTGGCCGGCGCCGGCCACCACGTCGAGGTCGTCGCCTGCGCAGGCGGGCTGATCGCCGAGGAACTCGACCGCAGCGGGATCCAGGTGCATTTCGGCCACTTTCGCAACGCGCTCGATCCGGCTGGCTACGCACCGCTGCTGCGCCTGGCGCGGCGCCTGCGGCCGGATTGGCTGGTCGGCAATTTCGGCAAGGAGTACTGGCCGTTGCTGCTGGCCGGCCACGCGCTCGGCGTGCGTGTGGCGCTGTTCCGGCATCGCGCGCCGGCGATGCGCGCCTTCTCCGGCTACGCGATCCCGCGCCTGGCCGCGCGCTTCTTCGCGGTATCGCGCTATGCGCGGCAGGCCTATCTGCAACGCGGCGTGCCCGAGGCGCTGGTGCAGGTGCTGTACAACCCGGTGAACATGGACAGCCTGCGACCGGATCCGCAGCGCGGCCGCCAGGTCCGCGCCATGCTCGGCCTGCCCGAGGAGGCGATCGTGGTCGGCTACAGCGGCCGCCTGCAGGTCGGCAAGGGCATCTTTCCTCTGATGGAAGCGGTGTCCGCGGCGATGGCGGTCGAACCGGCACTGCATTGCCTGTGGCTGGGCGACGGCCCTGATGCGGCGCGCCTGCATGCGCAGAGCAGCGGCCAGGCTACGTCCGCACGGCACCGCTTCGTCGGCTGGGTCAACGACGCCACTCCCTACTACAACGCGATGTCGATGCTGGCGTTTCCGTCGCTGGCGCCGGAAACCTTCGGCCGGGTCTCGGTGGAGGCACAGGCCAGCGAAGTGCCGGTGCTGGCCAGCCGTATCGGCGGCGCGGTGGAGACGCTGGAGGCCGGCGTCAGCGGCGAACTGTTGCCGCCGGGCGACGTGGGCGCCTGGCGCGACGCGATCGTGCGCATGTGCGATGCGCCGCGGCGCCAGCGCATGGGACAGGCCGGCCGCCAGTTCGTGCAGCGCCACTTCGCCGGGGCGGTGATCGCCGCGCAGTTCGTGCAGGCACTGCAGGCGCCGCGCCGCGCGCCGCAGCGGCTGGCCCAGGCGCAGCCGGAGCCGCACTGA